The Intrasporangium calvum DSM 43043 sequence ACGAGCGCACGCAGCGCGCGCATCGCTCCCCGGCCGGGCTCCAGCATGCCCCCGATCCTACGAGGTGGGAGCGTGGACTCCCCCGTCCGCCCGGGAAGCCGGCCCCCCGGCCCAGCCACCCGGTCATCGGCGGGCAGAGCCAGCCCGGACGCGACGAAGGGCATGCCGCGGACCGAGCCCAGCGGCATACCCTCCATGTCGTGCCCGGCCGAAGCGGCCCTCAGCGGGCGGCGGAACCCTCCGTGTAGTCGGAGTCGGTCTGCTTGACCCACGCCATCAGCTTGCGCAGCTCGCGGCCGGTCGCCTCGATCGGGTGCTGGGCACCCTTCTCGCGGAGCGCCTTGAACTCGGGCGCGCCGGCGTCCTGGTCGTCGATGAACCGCTTGGCGAAGGCGCCGTTCTGGATGTCGCCGAGGACGGCCTTCATGTTCTCCTTGACGCTCGGGTCGATGACGCGCGGCCCGGAGACGTAGTCGCCGTACTCAGCGGTGTCGGAGACCGACCAGCGCTGCTTGGCGATCCCGCCCTCGATCATGAGGTCGACGATGAGCTTCAGCTCGTGGAGGCACTCGAAGTACGCGACCTCGGGCTGGTAGCCCGCCTCGACGAGGGTCTCGAAGCCGTACATGACGAGCTGGCTGGCGCCACCGCAGAGGACGGCCTGCTCGCCGAAGAGGTCGGTCTCGGTCTCCTCGGTGAAGGTCGTCCTGATGCCGCCGGCGCGCAGTCCACCGATCGCCTTGGCGTAGGACTTCGCGA is a genomic window containing:
- the ilvC gene encoding ketol-acid reductoisomerase, whose protein sequence is MAEMFYDDDADLSIIQGRKVAVIGYGSQGHAHALNLRDSGVDVRVGLAEGSKSIAKAEAEGLTVRTVGDAVKEADLVVILTPDQVQRSVYANDIQPNLKDGAALLFGHGFNIRFGYIKPEANADVLMVAPKGPGHIVRREFADGRGVPVLLAVEQDASGAAWDLAKSYAKAIGGLRAGGIRTTFTEETETDLFGEQAVLCGGASQLVMYGFETLVEAGYQPEVAYFECLHELKLIVDLMIEGGIAKQRWSVSDTAEYGDYVSGPRVIDPSVKENMKAVLGDIQNGAFAKRFIDDQDAGAPEFKALREKGAQHPIEATGRELRKLMAWVKQTDSDYTEGSAAR